CAAGGATATTTTTATCTCAATCCAGTAATTGCTCTAACTATTACCGATTTTAAGTTGTTTTCCTCAACAGAAAAAATAATTAACCGTTTTTTCTTCCAAGAAGAAGAAGAACACTTTTCCTATCAAGAAAATGAGTTAAAAATGGTTTTTGTTGAACTTCCTAAATTCAACAAAAAACTTGAAGATTTGGAAGATGTAGTGGATAAGTGGATTTACTTTATTAAAGAGGCTCCTAGCTTGGAAGTAATTCCTCCGAAAATGAGTGAAGTCCCCCAAATAGAAAAGGCACTAAATATCGCTAATAAAGCTAGTTTAAGCGTTGAAGAATTGGAGAAGTTACACAAACAAGAACTATATTGGGAAGATAAACGAGGTGCAATTACTTTCGCTCAAAGAGAAGCCAGAGAAGTAGGAAGAGAAGAAGGTAGAGTTGAAGGTAGAGTTGAAGGCGAAAGAAACTTAATCTTACGTCAAATTGAGCGTCGTTTTGGCGAAGTAAGTTCCTCGACAAGAGAGTTAATTGAAGCTTTGAATTTACAAGATTTGGAACGTCTTGGAGAAGCAATGTGGGATTTTAATACGAATGAAGATTTACTCACTTGGCTGCAAGAAAATTCTCCCTAATTATTACTAGATTACTACTTACCAAATTTCTGCTAATTCAAGGGCATAATTCGTTGTGGAGGCCAATATATTTTGTAAGCTTTACCAATAATAGATTTAGCTGGGAGAAAACCCCAAACATGAGAATCAAAACTATGATTGCGATTATCGCCGAGAACAAAATAAGTCCCGTCTGGTACTGTTTGGGGTCCCCATTGATAAAAGATATCTTCAGTGAGATAATCTTCTTGTAAGGCGCGATCGTTAATATAAACTTGACCATTATTAATGTTAATTTTTTGCCCTGGCGTAGCAATAATTCGCTTAATATAATATTCTTGTTTTTCGTTTCCTGATTGGGTGTCTAATTCAGCAGCTTTTGGTGGTTCTTTAAAAACGATTAAATCTCCTGTTTGTGGTAAATAATTTTTAGCTTTGTGGACAAGAATTTTGTCTCCCACTTGCAGGGTGGGATACATAGAT
This Oscillatoria salina IIICB1 DNA region includes the following protein-coding sequences:
- a CDS encoding Rpn family recombination-promoting nuclease/putative transposase, with amino-acid sequence MRFISPKTDFAFKKIFGSDQSKDILISFLNAMIYSGDSIIQDLEIIDPYNAGDVVDLKDSYLDVKAVLQDRTTVIIEMQVWNVEAFQKRVVYNLCKTYANQLKSGQGYFYLNPVIALTITDFKLFSSTEKIINRFFFQEEEEHFSYQENELKMVFVELPKFNKKLEDLEDVVDKWIYFIKEAPSLEVIPPKMSEVPQIEKALNIANKASLSVEELEKLHKQELYWEDKRGAITFAQREAREVGREEGRVEGRVEGERNLILRQIERRFGEVSSSTRELIEALNLQDLERLGEAMWDFNTNEDLLTWLQENSP